A part of Leishmania panamensis strain MHOM/PA/94/PSC-1 chromosome 34 sequence genomic DNA contains:
- a CDS encoding hypothetical protein (TriTrypDB/GeneDB-style sysID: LpmP.34.3380), which produces MPTCSSATVTGDSRSCACAVLPTIPVRPPLPRATMLGRAGNTCTSAHPRSLREAAMPPRGDAPRCARQRHCLTHDTTLSHPRKDADRAQAISGINHSSSLNSTAHWPLLGKRGCSLWALSPATQRRSSPAPAAAPEAVPLRPPHPPRSPPYALGCDRGRSSDNDCSIFPPPRALPLYTTEEELPVCIDPEGVRCCPLLNPQCEEGVVTAAQINLSPFLNWKFVPYLPPQAEDQARSTVVLDMDETLLHTSVAPMPDADAEIDVPYPSDDARDVKASVTLPHYKLFVKYRPHLEQFLLFCLDHFEVVIFTASKALYAQAVLRQLQEDFPGIAIRLDDNNLSGGAPASPHARGEARIIELLHRDHCTPTNVGYTKDLHLIGRDLRRTILVDNRKVCGVFQPYNAVHVKDFARRRCAERVPEEQKMQAMHLRQLERTIPASAVEVAEDVATSRLLSTSGCSTSTYDWEDREDTVLLHLCAPGGLLHCLSRCEDVPSFLQRTMRFNRAAS; this is translated from the coding sequence ATGCCCACATGCTCGTCTGCCACCGTCACCGGTGACTCCCGGTCATGCGCATGCGCTGTCCTCCCCACGATACCggtgcggccgccgctgccgagggCCACAATGCTGGGAAGGGCTGGGAATACATGCACGTCCGCTCACCCGCGCTCGCTGCGCGAGGCCGCCATGCCTCCGCGCGGTGATGCGCCGCGGTGCGCGCGTCAGCGTCATTGCCTAACCCATGATACCACCCTATCGCACCCCCGTAAAGACGCCGACAGGGCCCAAGCCATTAGCGGCATCAATCACTCGTCGTCGCTGAACAGCACCGCCCACTGGCCGCTTCTCGGAAAGCGCGGCTGTAGCCTGTGGGCCCTCTCCCCAGCAACCCAGCGCAGgtcgtcgccagcgccagcggcggcccCTGAGGCGGTGCCGTTGCGCCCGCCGCACCCCCCACGGTCTCCCCCCTATGCGCTGGGGTGCGACCGCGGGCGGAGCAGCGACAACGACTGCTCCATCTTCCCACCCCCGAGagccctccctctctacaCGACAGAGGAAGAGCTCCCCGTCTGCATCGACCCGGAAGGagtgcggtgctgcccaCTGCTCAATCCCCAATGCGAAGAGGGCGTTGTGACGGCTGCACAGATCAATTTATCGCCGTTCCTTAACTGGAAGTTTGTGCCGTACCTCCCTCCGCAGGCGGAGGACCAGGCCAGGtcgacggtggtgctggacATGGATGAGACGCTTCTGCACACGTCGGTGGCCCCGATGCCAGACGCGGACGCTGAGATTGACGTGCCGTACCCGTCCGACGACGCGCGAGACGTGAAAGCATCAGTCACCCTGCCACACTACAAGCTCTTCGTGAAATATCGCCCGCACCTGGAGCAGTTTCTGTTGTTCTGTCTGGACCACTTTGAGGTTGTCATCTTCACCGCCAGTAAGGCCCTCTATGCCCAGGCGGTGCTACGGCAGTTGCAGGAGGACTTCCCCGGCATCGCCATCCGTCTCGATGACAACAATCTCAGTGGCGGCGCCCCAGCGTCGCCGCATGCACGCGGCGAGGCGCGCATCATCGAGTTGCTGCACCGCGACCATTGTACACCAACCAACGTCGGCTACACGAAGGACCTGCACCTCATCGGTCGAGACCTGCGTCGCACTATCCTGGTGGACAACCGGAAGGTATGCGGGGTATTTCAGCCCTACAACGCCGTTCATGTCAAGGACTTTgcacgccggcgctgcgcggAGCGGGTGccagaggagcagaagatGCAAGCGATGCATCTGCGTCAGCTAGAGAGGACGATTCCGGCGTCGGCGGTTGAGGTTGCAGAGGACGTGGCGACTTCCCGTCTGCTCAGCACTTCGGGGTGCTCCACTTCGACGTACGACTGGGAAGATCGAGAGGATACCGTACTTCTCCACCTATGCGCACCCGGCGGTCTTCTGCATTGCCTGTCACGGTGCGAAGACGTGCCGTCTTTCCTGCAGCGCACCATGCGCTTCAATCGAGCAGCATCCTGA
- a CDS encoding hypothetical protein (TriTrypDB/GeneDB-style sysID: LpmP.34.3390), translating into MDPTTAVYVRQHYLASTTHSVAQVLCDMEGDLLRHPRQCRTGELAAPEAMRASVDTTLPLQLLLSSFTTTSLSANPGGESKISSKLASSSLPAQDAAGSERATAAASQAAASDLSHCLRPVDAVFASKDDAAKADICRCIALHCERALTGLGLVESWGGRLRWAHVAPDGDGGGERLGVALALDAFRCWQRVVLPLLQRIRDPASRGLTADTATAETLFDYLVKRPAAVAVPRSDASSPLAPAFTCEEAAYWCFALLRGYCQDFPETVWTSILRAAQDAAAQQSSSNAVCLPPLPGEALLLRSFIAHLACSETNTACVTSAPALGQAKCGAIIASHMSSAVAAARARAEFWVWVEVELLQRTFADTKVSDSSLSALLCADGYWAVLMQPYTAMLAQYYMWC; encoded by the coding sequence ATGGACCCCACGACCGCTGTGTATGTCCGACAGCACTATCTTGCCTCAACAACGCACTCAGTGGCGCAAGTCCTCTGCGACATGGAAGGGGATCTGCTGCGTCACCCACGGCAGTGCAGGACAGGTGAGTTGGCGGCGCCAGAAGCAATGAGGGCATCGGTGGACACCACGCTTcctcttcagctgctgctgtcctccttcaccaccacatcCTTGTCTGCCAACCCCGGTGGGGAGAGCAAGATCAGCTCCAAGcttgcctcttcctcactcccTGCACAGGACGCTGCAGGGAGTGAGCGTGCgactgcggctgcgtcaCAGGCGGCCGCCTCCGATTTGAGCCATTGTCTCCGCCCCGTAGACGCGGTCTTCGCGAGCAAAGATGACGCTGCGAAGGCGGACATATGCCGCTGTATAGCGCTGCACTGCGAACGCGCTCTCACAGGCCTTGGCCTTGTCGAATCCTGGGGGGGTCGCCTCCGCTGGGCCCACGTAGCGCcggacggcgacggcggcggcgagcgccTTGGCGTGGCGCTCGCCCTAGATGCCTTCCGGTGTTGGCAGCGGGTGGTCCTACCACTCCTGCAGCGAATCAGAGACCCCGCATCTCGAGGCCTGACAGCCGACACAGCGACCGCCGAAACACTCTTTGACTATCTGGTGAAGAggccagctgcagtggcggtgccgcgctCGGACGCTTCCTCACCCTTGGCGCCGGCATTCACGTGCGAGGAGGCCGCCTACTGGTGCTTTGCGCTCCTTCGTGGATACTGTCAAGACTTTCCAGAGACTGTATGGACCTCCATACTGCGCGCTGCACaggatgcggcggcgcagcagtcgAGCAGCAATGCAGTGTGCCTTCCACCACTACCCGGTGAAGCGCTCCTCTTGCGCAGCTTCATTGCCCACCTCGCATGCTCAGAAACCAACACTGCCTGCGTCACGTCCGCCCCCGCTCTGGGGCAGGCGAAATGCGgcgccatcatcgcctccCACATGtcttctgctgttgcggcagcTCGAGCTCGTGCCGAATTTTGGGTCTGGGTCGAAGTAGAGCTTCTTCAGCGGACGTTTGCAGATACGAAGGTGTCGGActcgtcgctgtcggcgctgctgtgtgcCGACGGGTACTGGGCTGTACTGATGCAGCCGTACACAGCCATGCTCGCTCAGTACTACATGTGGTGCTAG
- a CDS encoding hypothetical protein (TriTrypDB/GeneDB-style sysID: LpmP.34.3400), which yields MSSDGAAAASSVADGETKAPAAKTAAASFVRETRNIKIPHHRFPPLKKVWMEVYTPIVEQCRLEIRMNLKTRSVDLRTSPSTSPAEGDQSVAASKVMLQKAEDFVKSVIAGFDVRDAVALLRMDDVYIEGFEIKDVRANLQGDNLSRCIGRISGSHGKTKYTIENVTRTRIVVADTKIWIMGTTQNIRVARDAICDLIRGSPAAKVYTRIRAVMNRVNNAF from the coding sequence ATGTCCtccgacggcgccgcggcagcttCATCCGTAGCCGACGGCGAGACCAAGGCGCCAGCCGCGAAGACCGCGGCTGCTTCGTTTGTGCGCGAAACACGCAACATCAAGATTCCGCATCACCGCTTTCCTCCGCTCAAGAAGGTTTGGATGGAGGTGTACACCCCGATCGTGGAGCAATGCAGGCTTGAAATCCGCATGAACCTCAAGACCCGCAGCGTGGACCTCCGCACGTCACCCTCCACATCCCCCGCCGAGGGCGATCAgagcgtcgccgccagcaAAGTCATGCTGCAGAAGGCAGAGGACTTCGTGAAATCCGTGATCGCTGGCTTTGATGTGCGCGACgccgttgcgctgctgcgcatggaCGACGTGTACATAGAGGGTTTCGAAATCAAAGACGTGCGCGCCAACCTGCAGGGTGACAACTTGTCCCGCTGCATCGGCCGAATCAGCGGCTCGCATGGAAAGACAAAGTACACGATCGAGAACGTCACCCGTACACGCATCGTAGTCGCCGACACAAAGATCTGGATCATGGGCACGACACAGAACATCCGTGTGGCACGAGACGCCATTTGCGATCTGATCCGCGGTAGCCCTGCCGCAAAGGTGTACACGCGCATTCGGGCAGTCATGAACCGTGTGAACAACGCGTTCTAG
- a CDS encoding hypothetical protein (TriTrypDB/GeneDB-style sysID: LpmP.34.3410) — protein sequence MSHYIEACRDDERFTARLEEATKEMGGLLLKTSRTRHELDRMAAEVRMRGPLHFYPCNIADCVDLAPSTFAGERLAPPQVRDDLARNMLSAELAQWARWHLPSLVAPLIEAQVQQRLLSLRDSVDELRVRQAKVEKAAKDATERVHVHRADIHADFAASQEEMQRDLEEHQRGVKRQIAAWSEELRHVREDVLALGQQRVSASDRQEQRISGALQRQQTHVQETLEALEHGLQRWRRAMSRAVQKETQELHAQHRVLENRVAQAQGMLTSTADMAARCTAETRRLMEDAMCRSSEVRVCRRDVNRLEMLVQCSSLQTALLTGGAGSSDSNDSSTAPAAASVVLNGLTQEMARFSDSLHAMVHRVDGLDRHVRQLEMAVARSTAVSCGQGTYHSSMRGVDEESSYGRSFASTSRPSCSYLSKATGLRGRCASAGEARAPSPLAQNDSSDVAPIHNGGAAAKPRTTSITLVSATQPVGMGSALGGGHYRTAGPEVQLTLTPLMSASPSSTTYHLPASHLSGSSLRFEDEAGDSHSTPVIVSDARPAPDVEGDRVLLRSAAAGTGVQQPLERRATAHATPAKTVEGDTQLGGVAKPTAAKTVAHGMPLPLAAVDASQIARQDVAPSLTHQYDASSWPAASALSAGNADVTYLVKRPSSCLATCEAVAVAEDVALKRQSGSDHAERPVVATPCSPVDSYLSDTPAADLYNSKANVASAPKSSTPEIAQYTPAQASDSESERDNHVIARSALD from the coding sequence ATGTCCCACTACATCGAAGCCTGTCGCGATGATGAGCGCTTCACCGCGCGGCTGGAAGAGGCGACCAAGGAGATGGGCGGGCTCCTCCTCAAGACGTCACGCACGCGACACGAGCTTGACCGCATGGCCGCGGAGGTGCGCATGCGAGGGCCGTTGCACTTCTATCCGTGCAATATCGCCGACTGCGTCGATCTCGCCCCATCGACTTTCGCCGGTGAGCGGCTCGCGCCGCCACAGGTGCGGGATGATCTCGCTCGAAACATGTTGTCCGCTGAGCTCGCCCAGTGGGCCCGCTGGCATCTTCCGAGCCTTGTTGCCCCGCTTATCGAGGcccaggtgcagcagcggctgctaAGCCTGCGCGACAGCGTAGACGAGCTCCGTGTCCGCCAAGCCAAAGTAGAGAAGGCAGCGAAGGACGCCACCGAGAGGGTGCACGTGCACCGAGCAGACATTCACGCTGACTTTGCGGCCTCGCAGGAAGAGATGCAGCGCGACCTGGAGGAGCACCAGCGGGGCGTGAAGCGCCAAATTGCGGCGTGGAGTGAGGAGCTGAGGCATGTGCGAGAGGACGTGCTAGCACTGGGGCAGCAAAGGGTCAGCGCCAGTGATCGCCAGGAACAGCGGATCAGCGGCGCTCTTCAACGCCAGCAGACCCACGTGCAAGAGACGCTTGAGGCCTTGGAGCACGgactgcagcggtggcggcgggcgATGAGTCGAGCGGTGCAGAAAGAGACGCAGGAGCTGCATGCGCAGCATCGCGTGCTCGAGAATCGCGTGGCACAGGCTCAGGGGATGTTGACAAGCACAGCAGACATGGCGGCCCGCTGTACGGCAGAGACGCGGCGTTTGATGGAGGACGCGatgtgccgcagcagtgaaGTCCGGGTCTGTCGGCGTGATGTAAACCGACTTGAGATGCTCGTACAATGCTCGTCGCTGCAGACAGCGTTGCTCACGGGTGGTGCCGGCAGCAGTGACTCCAACGATagcagcacagcgccagctgctgcctccgtAGTGCTGAATGGGCTCACGCAAGAGATGGCTCGTTTTTCGGACTCGCTGCACGCGATGGTGCACCGTGTCGATGGTCTAGACCGTCACGTCCGACAGCTTGAGATGGCGGTTGCGCGTAGCACTGCGGTTAGCTGTGGGCAAGGAACCTATCACAGCAGCATGCGAGGGGTGGATGAGGAGAGCTCGTACGGTCGTAGCTTTGCCTCCACGTCTCGCCCTAGCTGCAGCTACCTTTCGAAGGCCACGGGGCTGCGCgggcgctgcgcctccgctgGCGAAGCCCGTGCACCGTCACCGTTGGCGCAGAATGACAGTAGCGATGTAGCTCCAATTCacaacggcggcgccgcagctaAACCCCGCACCACGAGTATCACTCTGGTCTCCGCAACGCAGCCGGTCGGCATGGGGAGCGCACTGGGAGGGGGACATTACCGCACCGCTGGCCCCGAGGTGCAGCTGACTCTCACCCCTCTCATGTCTGCTTCGCCGTCGTCCACGACGTATCACCTACCGGCGTCGcacctcagcggcagcagcttgcGCTTCGAGGATGAGGCAGGCGATTCCCATTCAACGCCGGTGATTGTTAGCGATGCGCGCCCGGCGCCTGATGTGGAGGGTGACAGGGTGCTCCTGCGAAGTGCAGCGGCTGGAACCGGTGTGCAGCAACCGCTGGagcgccgcgccacagcacatGCCACCCCAGCCAAGACCGTCGAAGGCGACACTCAGCTAGGTGGTGTGGCCAAGCCGACGGCAGCAAAGACTGTTGCGCACGGCATGccactccctctcgctgcggTGGACGCGTCGCAAATTGCGAGGCAAGACGTGGCGCCTTCACTGACGCACCAATACGATGCTTCTTCTTGgcccgccgcctctgcgctTTCCGCAGGCAACGCGGATGTCACGTATCTGGTCAAGAGGCCGTCCTCATGCCTCGCCACCTGCGAGGCAGTAGCGGTGGCTGAGGATGTTGCTTTGAAGAGGCAGAGCGGGTCGGACCACGCGGAACGTCCGGTTGTGGCGACGCCGTGTTCGCCGGTGGATTCGTACCTGAGTGACACACCTGCGGCGGATCTCTACAATTCAAAAGCGAACGTTGCGAGTGCGCCAAAGAGCAGCACCCCGGAAATAGCGCAGTACACCCCCGCCCAAGCCAGCGACTCGGAGAGTGAGCGTGACAATCACGTCATCGCACGCTCCGCACTCGACTAG
- a CDS encoding hypothetical protein (TriTrypDB/GeneDB-style sysID: LpmP.34.3420) — MSSKSDLALAAKLASTPSNGESAASTVEADLDLPKDCFLLPKQNDGFQIPYFLSSEEEVNKIRPPTVVKTWEQRRGELEEAQQRKLEAFIKMVSAAPWYTAEKFDNWLCLRYLLARSFDLDKAFSMLEGTVRWWRETGSETWQCEACLENPNGHMGQFIGWDKEHRPVMFMSMRWGPERKNPLRHMVCAFNHLIRMMPVGVEKWVCVTDFETYSHLYDGKSSVGVRVIRVIQDHYPERLGKMVCINPPTLFSVLWKLVLPAIDPVTRTKVEFLWTEAQPSVCETFPSLFPQHLSEYLSDSYNRSKYNLPAKPLVWQPRPGGYPMSFEEHKQQLKAMKEKGPKKGASKAAHGANKRTEEQHRQGHGQT; from the coding sequence ATGTCGTCAAAAAGTGACCTTGCGCTGGCGGCGAAGCTAGCGTCGACGCCATCTAACGGCGAGTCGGCCGCGTCTACCGTGGAGGCCGACTTGGATCTGCCTAAGGATTGCTTTCTGCTGCCAAAGCAGAACGACGGCTTCCAAATCCCGTACTTTCTCtcaagcgaggaggaggtgaacaAGATCCGGCCTCCCACTGTCGTGAAGACGTGGGAGCAGCGTCGCGGAGAGCTCGAGGAAGCACAGCAACGCAAGCTGGAGGCGTTCATAAAGATGGTCTCCGCTGCGCCGTGGTACACGGCGGAGAAGTTCGACAACTGGCTGTGTCTCCGCTACCTTCTCGCCCGCAGCTTCGACCTCGATAAGGCCTTCTCAATGCTGGAGGGCACCGtcaggtggtggagggaaaCGGGATCGGAGACGTGGCAGTGTGAGGCCTGCTTGGAGAACCCGAATGGCCACATGGGCCAGTTCATTGGGTGGGACAAGGAGCACCGCCCCGTCATGTTCATGTCGATGCGCTGGGGCCCGGAGCGCAAGAATCCGCTGCGGCACATGGTGTGCGCCTTCAATCACTTGATCCGCATGATGCCTGTCGGGGTCGAGAAGTGGGTCTGCGTGACGGACTTCGAAACGTACTCGCATCTTTACGACGGCAAGTCGTCTGTAGGCGTGCGCGTCATCCGCGTAATTCAGGACCATTACCCGGAGAGGCTAGGCAAGATGGTGTGTATCAACCCGCCGACGCTCTTCTCCGTGCTGTGGAAGCTCGTCCTGCCAGCGATCGACCCTGTCACTCGCACAAAGGTGGAGTTTCTGTGGACAGAGGCACAGCCGAGCGTGTGTGAGACGTTCCCATCCCTATTCCCGCAGCACCTCAGTGAGTACCTGAGTGACTCCTACAACCGGAGCAAGTACAACCTGCCAGCCAAGCCGCTCGTGTGGCAGCCACGGCCTGGGGGATACCCCATGAGCTTTGAGGAGCACAAGCAGCAACTCAAGGCaatgaaggagaaggggccCAAAAAGGGCGCGAGTAAGGCAGCGCACGGCGCCAATAAGCGgaccgaggagcagcaccgtcagGGGCACGGGCAGACCTAG
- a CDS encoding hypothetical protein (TriTrypDB/GeneDB-style sysID: LpmP.34.3430), with translation MSHLFYSDEEPIFTSKEDASRDASLAVEAEPPPNTVTLANTSTSTKDHLASSNATTVEHQIKLSPRPLPLVAPDPGPPAEFISANSPGAQPKAFSVHGAPSPIKAASDVPVAKLRGAANAGGAPGTRIANNTCCNGPSASNDADSLDSCGIPRYNVRYPEGGSGAHGDVSVPWHLRPSTRRMHCTFFDSLRAPQFWRQVEFAARITVLAVLVPSVLIAAKLPGSPFVSPFMVFSSTLLAAKRTPGEVIAYLVSWIRAGCFWLPLSVIAGALNLGHHITGWCIYYTAMLFIMGTFSEGIVRRICLLLFNTCAIGLLVDKNHGAIFPCRVMVDWCIGTGLCVVVAFFPYPLFCKNEAQRLLRDISRNTATAYRGLVYSFWSPSNVERNIAMSKVRIMTDSLDELMPLFEHYQSFSFYEWFFESAEVREIRALKFALLERLRLNLSSMTRVLDMVEAKPSAIDDSDSSRAFGELLNPHLNVVAEVFDKLLDLLTHAKTRKALLDLHERFEYFADRTDNLQDAYKLARRMIFYEYTSGVLEEFVPLMTFYLFTVVCVRDTIDIFQIKVKAHRPSVVGTIEQIWIKTAWEPLKENLNFLKKLVTEWNRREIQRVIEAAKVSGAMILTVGFSYLIKIDKAVFSGPSIIAFVSGANPVEAVQESIVRLTGCLLGTVLGFFAGTYSETPVQRIASLCTLMFVGTFLRFDKEYGVMAVYGMFVLIPLISIAETTVEDAVARMNQNTFGIFIYLFVSVLVLPLSPSLILRAKRSNVLRCMGSVVSNMMDLFSAPLANDPTVVDYSRMEHNETESEMSSKNVGDEKHPIPRRNTLTNRSLHLLSKADTAMLRIDAELVDLIRRLKGTKEMMKFARDERTLVDIDYPIKSCEQTYRHMYRMAMLLQTMWMSWNVIRSQSMYTEGTRHMMRNLQPVAHDVAGAFQRFVDLMCYTMREPSINLEGDITKSVLDLIETADVLQCRKSQIMLMLINQSVQSYVEADDSRSVSCGTNGKTSDSSTHRQPHIRDSEKREQKSRHEAATVSTSGGDPLKPHSPLRSPGLRYSYSLGCDISQCSTHPFSTMAHTPGIPRVATFDGIFNRFTPLTPVTARASQGCSFQALAPGRSVSVMPHLRRASTQDVLEHRNHSTTPVRLPETFQFPMTSEDAEGLHAFTLSMEMFANETKLLMVSIGVMLDNVRSKL, from the coding sequence ATGTCCCACCTTTTCTATTCCGATGAAGAGCCAATCTTTACCTCGAAGGAGGACGCTTCCCGTGACGCGTCActcgcggtggaggcggagccaCCCCCCAATACGGTGACTCTTGCCAACACTAGTACAAGCACCAAGGATCATTTAGCATCCTCCAATGCAACTACTGTTGAGCACCAGATAAAGCTCTCGCCACGACCACTGCCGCTTGTGGCACCAGACCCCGGGCCACCTGCCGAATTCATCTCGGCGAACTCACCTGGCGCCCAACCGAAGGCGTTCTCGGTGCACGGCGCACCCTCTCCAATAAAGGCTGCGTCCGACGTCCCTGTCGCCAAGTTGAGGGGTGCCGCGAATGCTGGTGGTGCGCCTGGCACCCGGATCGCCAACAACACGTGCTGCAACGGCCCCTCTGCCAGCAACGATGCCGACTCGCTGGACAGCTGTGGTATTCCCCGATACAATGTCCGCTACCCTGagggtggcagtggtgcccACGGTGACGTGAGTGTGCCGTGGCACCTGCGCCCGTCCACGCGGCGCATGCACTGCACCTTCTTCGACTCCCTGCGAGCGCCTCAGTTTTGGCGCCAGGTCGAGTTTGCCGCCCGCATCACGGTTCTGGCGGTGCTCGTGCCTAGCGTGTTGATCGCAGCGAAACTTCCCGGTAGCCCCTTTGTGTCCCCCTTCATGGTTTTCTCGTCAACGTTGCTGGCGGCGAAGCGGACGCCTGGGGAGGTCATCGCGTACCTTGTCAGCTGGATTCGCGCCGGCTGCTtctggctgccgctgtccgTCATCGCCGGGGCGCTGAACCTCGGCCACCACATAACTGGCTGGTGTATCTATTACACAGCTATGCTGTTCATCATGGGCACCTTCAGCGAGGGCATCGTACGGCGGATCTGCCTGCTTCTTTTCAATACCTGCGCCATTGGGCTCCTAGTCGACAAGAACCACGGTGCTATTTTTCCGTGCCGTGTTATGGTGGACTGGTGCATCGGCACTGGACTTTGCGTCGTGGTCGCCTTCTTTCCCTACCCCCTCTTCTGCAAGAATGAGGCGCAACGGCTCCTCCGCGACATCAGCCGCAACACCGCCACTGCGTACCGCGGCCTTGTCTACTCCTTCTGGAGTCCGTCCAACGTGGAGCGCAACATAGCTATGTCGAAGGTGCGCATCATGACCGACTCCCTCGACGAGCTGATGCCGCTGTTTGAGCACTACCAGAGCTTCTCCTTCTATGAGTGGTTCTTCGAGTCTGCCGAAGTGCGTGAGATTCGCGCGCTCAAGTTTGCCCTGCTGGAGCGCCTGCGTCTCAACCTCAGCAGCATGACGCGTGTGCTGGACATGGTCGAGGCAAAGCCGAGCGCGATCGACGACTCCGACTCCTCCAGGGCGTTTGGCGAACTGCTAAATCCACACCTCAACGTTGTTGCTGAGGTTTTCGACAAACTCTTGGACCTGCTAACCCACGCCAAGACGCGCAAGGCTCTGCTGGACCTGCATGAACGCTTCGAGTACTTTGCCGACCGCACCGACAACCTGCAGGACGCGTACAAGCTGGCACGCCGCATGATCTTCTATGAGTACACCTCCGGCGTCTTGGAGGAGTTCGTTCCACTCATGACTTTCTATCTCTTCACAGTGGTCTGCGTCCGCGACACGATCGACATCTTCCAGATCAAGGTCAAGGCGCACCGCCCGAGCGTAGTGGGCACCATCGAGCAGATTTGGATCAAGACGGCGTGGGAGCCCCTGAAGGAGAACCTGAACTTCCTCAAGAAGCTTGTCACGGAATGGAACCGCCGAGAAATCCAGCGTGTCATCGAGGCCGCCAAGGTGAGCGGGGCGATGATCTTGACAGTCGGTTTCTCCTACCTAATTAAGATCGACAAGGCTGTCTTCTCTGGCCCAAGCATTATCGCCTTCGTCTCCGGCGCAAACCCAGTCGAGGCAGTGCAGGAGTCCATTGTACGTCTGACCGGCTGCTTGCTTGGTACGGTGCTCGGCTTCTTCGCTGGTACCTACTCGGAGACCCcggtgcagcgcatcgcctcGTTGTGTACCCTGATGTTCGTTGGTACGTTCCTGCGCTTTGACAAGGAGTACGGCGTCATGGCTGTGTACGGTATGTTTGTTCTCATCCCACTTATCTCGATTGCAGAGACGACGGTGGAGGACGCAGTGGCCCGCATGAACCAGAACACGTTCGGCATCTTTATCTACCTTTTCGTGagcgtgctggtgctgccgttgtCGCCCAGCCTCATCTTGCGCGCGAAACGCAGCAACGTACTGCGCTGCATGGGCTCGGTGGTCTCAAACATGATGGACCTCTTCAGTGCGCCGCTGGCGAACGACCCCACCGTGGTAGACTACTCTCGCATGGAGCACAACGAGACAGAGTCGGAGATGTCATCGAAGAACGTGGGCGATGAGAAGCACCCGATACCGCGACGCAATACGCTCACGAACCGCTCCCTGCACCTGCTGTCCAAGGCAGATACCGCCATGCTGCGGATTGACGCAGAGCTGGTCGACCTTATACGTCGTCTCAAGGGCACAAAGGAGATGATGAAGTTCGCGCGGGATGAACGGACGCTCGTCGACATCGACTACCCGATCAAGTCCTGTGAGCAAACGTACCGGCACATGTACCGCATGGCTATGCTGCTCCAGACAATGTGGATGAGCTGGAACGTCATTCGTAGTCAGTCCATGTACACAGAGGGCACGCGCCACATGATGCGCAACCTGCAGCCTGTGGCCCACGACGTCGCCGGCGCCTTCCAGCGCTTTGTAGACCTCATGTGCTACACGATGCGCGAGCCGTCGATCAACCTGGAGGGTGACATCACGAAGTCCGTCCTCGATCTGATCGAGACCGCTGACGTGCTACAGTGTCGAAAGAGTCAGATTATGCTCATGCTTATCAACCAGTCCGTGCAGAGCTATGTAGAGGCGGATGATTCCCGCAGCGTCTCGTGCGGCACTAATGGTAAGACCTCGGATTCTAGCACCCACAGACAGCCACACATCCGCGACTCTGAGAAGCGCGAGCAGAAGTCTAGACACGAggctgcgacagtgagcacaTCTGGTGGCGACCCGCTAAAGCCGCACTCGCCGCTTCGTTCTCCAGGGCTCCGCTACTCATATTCGCTTGGCTGCGACATCTCACAGTGCAGCACGCACCCTTTCTCAACCatggcgcacacgcctgGTATTCCACGGGTTGCCACGTTCGACGGCATATTCAACCGCTTCactcccctcacccctgtAACGGCGCGGGCGAGTCAGGGATGCAGCTTTCAGGCGCTCGCCCCGGGGCGCAGTGTGTCTGTGAtgccgcacctgcgcaggGCAAGCACACAAGATGTCTTAGAGCATCGGAACCACTCAACCACCCCTGTGCGTCTCCCGGAGACTTTTCAGTTTCCGATGACATCGGAGGATGCGGAGGGCTTGCACGCTTTCACACTGTCAATGGAGATGTTCGCCAACGAAACGAAGTTGCTCATGGTGAGCATTGGTGTTATGCTTGACAACGTACGCTCTAAGCTGTGA